The DNA segment GTGCTGGCTACTGGAATTTTCGGTTTCTTGATATATCTAAATGTGTTGCTCCGTGCGCCTTCTACCTTTTTCTATTTCTTTGTTAGGGGTGTGCACAATTTAAAATGGTTTTGAGTATTGTTTTGTTATGGAAGCCTGTGAGGTTGTCAGGCTTGTCGTCAACAAAGCAATCGTATCTGCAGACCCCCGGAGGCGTGGAAATCCAGGTTACGGGCGCCTTAGAGCCTTGAGAGTGCTCGTCTACGCTAGACTGAAAGGATTGGAGAACGACACCCGCATAGTTGAACACCTCAAAAAACATGAGTTCGCAGCCAAGACACTGGGGTTACGTACCGTGCCAGATAGAACCACCGTTGGCAGGTGGTGGAGGCGCTACCTCAGCCTTCTTGAGGAGACCTTCGACAAGATAGCCGGCATGCTTCAACTCGTCGCGCCAGCCACTTTTCTAATAGTTGACTCAACGCCGCTTGTGGACCTCTACGACATGGAAGCAGGCTGGGGCTATACGAGCAGGGGAAAGTTTAGAGGCTTCAAGCTTCACGTAACCGTGAATCAGTTGGGGCTACCGTTGAAGGCGGTAGTTACGCCAGGTAACCGTTATGACTCACCGTTTCTTCCAGAGCTCATTGAGGATTTGGAGGCACAGTACGTTTTGGCTGACGCGGGCTACGACTCGAAAACAAATGACAGAGCAGTCAAAACCATCGATGCCGAGCCTGTTATTGCTTCCAATCCTAGGCGGGGTAAGCGCAGGAAGATCGAGCATGGAGAGTTGTTGAGAGCTAAGCGCTACTTGGTGGAGCAGTTTAACGGGCATGTCAAAGGCAACGTGTTGAAAGAATGCTGGATCAGGCCTAGAGGCTTGGTGAAGAAGACTGCGATGGTCACGGCTGGGCTCATAAGCATAGATGCAAGTGCCATGAAAGCAATGATCAAGGGCGAAACTAGCCTGAAAGCAGTAAGCCAGTACTGGGATTAACCCCTAATAAACTGAATGGTGCGGGTCAAGACTAGGAAATCTTGGTGATAGCCGGGTTAACCCCGTACTGCTCACTAACTCATTCAGCGGAGAAACTATAAAAAACGAATTGTGCACACCCCTATCTTTGTTTTTAGCGCCGTTTTTGCAACTTTGGTCGCCTATTCTATTATTCGAAGCGGGAAACAGAGAGCTTTGATGAAACACAGCCCCAAGAGAGACATTACGACTTCAGATAAAACTGAACCCTAATTTGATATGGTCTGCATAATTCAGGAATAAAGGAAAGCATTTGCGAGGCGTTCCAACAAGATGCTCAGTTGGTGTTTGCTACAGCTCTTAACAAGGAATTCAATACTTCAGGCTTCTCTACAAGCTCTGTTATAAGCCTGTCCGCTTTTTCTCTTGCCACATCTATTTGTACTGCTGTCCTAGCATCCAAACACAGTCCGCAGTTTATGCAAAACTTTGCATCGGGGGAATTTCTGCTTCTGCATCTTGGGCAGACCAAAGGCTTGAGCTCTTGCCCTGTCCTATCTTCAGTAACTTGCATTCCATTCAGCTTAAACAGTGCATTGTCAACATCCCTGCCTGAAAGATGAACATAAACTGAAGCCATATCCGACGCCTGCACCCACCCAAAATATTGTTTCATCTGCGCTTCCGTTAAGTAATTTGCCAGATGAGTAGCTCTAGAGTGCCTGAATAGATGCGGATGTACCCTTTTGCCTATTCCGCATTTTTCTGCGAGATTTCTCAGAGTATCCTTTGCTGTTGGGTAGGTTAGAACTGTATTGCGTCTCCTTGTCCCGATTGTCACCCACAAAGCCGCATCCGGATTTGATCGCAAGGGATGATTTTCAACCCATTGACTCAACTTCGGCGCAGAAAGAATCACCCTGACTCTTCTCTGACCTGTTTTACCATTAACAATAAGAACTGCACCAAAGCTGTCGAATTGGACGTGCTTCAGCTGCAGCGTGAGTAACTCGCCTATTCTGCAGCCAGACTCGTAGAGAACAAGTACAAATGCCTTGTCTCTCAGGTTATCTGCTGCATCTACCATTCTCATTATTTCCTCCGGTGACAGGATCTCTTCCGGCAGTTTGTTCCTCGTTTTGGCTGTCGATTTGATCCACCTGACCTCGTCCGGATAGCTCTCACTCTTTCTGAACCAACGAAAGAAGATCTTGAGCATAATCTTGTAGTCACGTTTTGTCCATTCTGAGTAGCCGTTCGATTCAATCCTTTGGACTATGTCAGCAACATCGTCCTTTGTCACTTCTTGAAAAGTAGTATCAAACCACTGTGCTATCCTAAAAAGTGTGTCAAGATACTTCACAATTCTGGCATTGCTAAGGCCATGTATAACGCATTCGCGATGAAAATCCAAAAGTGCCTTCTTGTTCCCCTCGCAAATGTTGGACGATACAATTCTATCCAAAATCCTGCTCTTCGCTCTGTCATAATTGTATATTGCATCTTTCAAGCTCACACAATCACTTTGCTCCTTGCTGGCTTAAGGGTTAGGGACATGTGATTGTGCCATAACGCCCAGGGCGGACGAAAAGACACGGTCACACATCTAACACATGTATAATCTCTTCCGTTTCCGTTATTTCGTGGAATTTACGGAATTATATCCATGTTTGATTTTGAAGTCATAAATTAATTTGTATACTTTATTACAGTTTTAGCCCAGAAGAAGTTTAGCTACAACCATTGGGGTAAGTACCAATTACTTTTCGAGAACAATAAAGAGACTTGTTCTCAGTTGTGGGATTAAGTATGTTACTATTCTATAAAAGATATTTCTGTTCCAATATGCAGTAAACAGTTCGATTTTTCTTATTTTAAATTTAGTCCTTCCAACAAGGTTCTTGAAATTTTTGATGCCCCATGAGTACAAGTGGGTATGTCTCCTCTCTGGTTTTTGAGAGTATAGGAAATGTTGCAATCCTGTCATGTTGGGAGTAGTTATTATTAGAACGCCTTTTTGCTTGAGTATTCTAAAACATTCTTTTAGAAAAGCGAGAGGGTTTTCGAGATGCTCTATGACTTCTCCTGCCACTATGTTTTCGGCATAGTTTGAGGGGAATGGGTACGGCATCTTGTCTAAGTTATGGACAACATCCACGTTTTCATTCTTCGAAATATCAACACCGATGACTTCTATATCAGGATTTTGTAGCAGGAATTTGTGCAGGTTACCATCAGCAGAGCCAAAATCAAGCGTCAGTCCTGAATTGAGATTTTCACAAATCATTCGGAATCGTTTCTCTTGAGGATTAAAAATTGTGACCAAAAGCTTTTCACCATATTATAATAATATTCGATAGTATTAGAATAGGTTAGAGTGTTTATTACAGGAAAAACTGGCAATGAACA comes from the Candidatus Bathyarchaeota archaeon genome and includes:
- a CDS encoding transposase, producing MLQLVAPATFLIVDSTPLVDLYDMEAGWGYTSRGKFRGFKLHVTVNQLGLPLKAVVTPGNRYDSPFLPELIEDLEAQYVLADAGYDSKTNDRAVKTIDAEPVIASNPRRGKRRKIEHGELLRAKRYLVEQFNGHVKGNVLKECWIRPRGLVKKTAMVTAGLISIDASAMKAMIKGETSLKAVSQYWD
- a CDS encoding site-specific integrase, with protein sequence MKDAIYNYDRAKSRILDRIVSSNICEGNKKALLDFHRECVIHGLSNARIVKYLDTLFRIAQWFDTTFQEVTKDDVADIVQRIESNGYSEWTKRDYKIMLKIFFRWFRKSESYPDEVRWIKSTAKTRNKLPEEILSPEEIMRMVDAADNLRDKAFVLVLYESGCRIGELLTLQLKHVQFDSFGAVLIVNGKTGQRRVRVILSAPKLSQWVENHPLRSNPDAALWVTIGTRRRNTVLTYPTAKDTLRNLAEKCGIGKRVHPHLFRHSRATHLANYLTEAQMKQYFGWVQASDMASVYVHLSGRDVDNALFKLNGMQVTEDRTGQELKPLVCPRCRSRNSPDAKFCINCGLCLDARTAVQIDVAREKADRLITELVEKPEVLNSLLRAVANTN
- a CDS encoding class I SAM-dependent methyltransferase, encoding MICENLNSGLTLDFGSADGNLHKFLLQNPDIEVIGVDISKNENVDVVHNLDKMPYPFPSNYAENIVAGEVIEHLENPLAFLKECFRILKQKGVLIITTPNMTGLQHFLYSQKPERRHTHLYSWGIKNFKNLVGRTKFKIRKIELFTAYWNRNIFYRIVTYLIPQLRTSLFIVLEK